The Rhodanobacter sp. LX-99 genome segment CTGGGTCAGCAATACCCGGCTGGTAGTGGACAAAGGCAAGGTGTACGGCTCGATTGACAAGCCTTTCCTGACCGGTGAAGTAATCGCCACCGATCTGGACGGCAAGAATCAGGACTATCTCTACGGCCGCGATAGCCTGAAGTACGGCACGCGTGCCGCAACGCGTGGCACCGATCGCGGCTGGGGCTTCGTCGAAAGTAAGCCGCTGCCAGCCAATGGCCACTTCTACATGGGCACGCAGAGTTGGGAGAACACCGATACCAGCACGCTGTACGACGTCGACGCAAGCAAGAACACCCGTCATCTGATCGGCCAAGTCAACGTCGGCGGCATGAGTTTCATGGTCGGCGCCGATGGCAAAGCCCACTTTGCTTACGGGCGCAACGACAACTACGACTACGTCGTCTACCACCAGCAGGCAGCGGGCTGGACAAGGATGACGCCCGCCCAGGTTGGCGGCAGCTTTACACCGATCTTTTTCACTCCGGACAAACAGGGCATCTACGCTGAATACAACGCTGGCGGCGGTCCCACTGCGCTGGTGGAACAGGATGAGAACGGTGGCAACCGCAAGGTGCTCGCCAGCGACAGCTTCAGCAGCATCGGCGATATCCAATGGACAGCTTTTCCGTACCAGCCGTTCGCCACGGCGCCGGCCACCGGCGTACCAAAGGTCAGTTACATCGATCCGAACATGCCCATAGCAAAACTGCATCGCGCGTTGAGCCTGAAATTCCCCGGCAACTACGTCCACTTCATCGATTTCAGCGAGGATGGCGGCAAGGTGCTGTTCGAGGTGAGCAGTGACCGCGATCCGGGCACCTACTACCTGATCGACACGCACAACTACAAGGTGTTCAAGCTGTTCGCCACGGCGCCGTGGATCGATCCAGCGAAGATGGCCGAGCGTCGCCCGCTGCACTTCAAGGCCAGCGACGGTCTGGAGCTGGAGGCGATACTCACGATCCCCCGTGGCGTCGCCGAGAGCAACCTGCCCATGGTGCTGCTGCCGCACGGTGGCCCGATCGGCGTACAGGACGACTGGTCTTACGACAACAACGCCCAGTTCCTCGCCAACCGCGGCTATCTCGTGCTGCAAGTGAACTATCGCGGCTCCAGCGGCCGCGGTGAGGACTTCCAGGAGGCCAGCTACCTGAAATGGGGCACCCGCATCCAGCAGGACCTGATCGACGGCGTGAAGTGGGCGATCGCGGAGAACTATGCCGATCCCAAGCGGGTCTGCGTCTACGGCGGCAGCTTCGGCGGCTACTCGGCGATGATGACCACGATCCGCGCGCCAGGCATGTTCAAGTGCGCGGTGGGCTACGCGGGCGTCTATGACCTGAAGATGATGTACAAGAAAGGCGACATCCGCGAAAGCGAATCGGGCCGCAGCTACCTGAATATGGTCATCGGCAAGAATGATGCCGACCTCGACGCCAATTCGCCCGACAAGCTGGCCGACAAGATCGACGTACCGGTACTGCTGGTTCACGGCGAAGACGACAAGCGCGTGCCGTTCGCGCAGGCCAAGGCGATGCGGGCCGCGCTCGACGCCGCGCACAAGCCGTACGAGTGGCTGAGCAAGCCGGGCGAAGGCCACGGCTTCTACGACGAGAAGAACAACATCGAGTTCTACAACCGGCTGCAGGCATTTCTGGAAAAGAACATCGGGCCCGGCGCATCCGCTCCCTGATCATTCGGGCAGGCTGGATGGGGAAGGCGCTTCGGCGCCTTCCCTGTTTTTCGGGCACGCCGGATTGCGCGAGACACCCGGCAACCGGACTATCTGCGAAGCGTTCCTCTCTCAAAGCAGCACCGGCCGGTCCGCCAGCTCGTCGGGATTGGCCTTGCCGTCGCCGGGGAAATGCCGCTCCAGCAACGCGTTCGCGGCGGCGATGCCGGCGAGGCTGCCCTGGCGCCACTCTCCGCGTGCATAGCATTCGCGCATGCGCGCGCAGACCGCATCCCACTCGTCCGCCGCCACTTTCGCCGCGATGCCGCGGTCGGCGACGATCTCGATGCGGTGCTCGGCCATCAGCACGTAGAACAGCACGCCGCTGTTGCGCTCGGTATCCCATACCCGCAACTGGGCAAATACCTGGCGCGCGCGGGTCGTGGCGTCGAGGCCATCCAGCACGGCCAGCGGCGCCAGTCGCGATTCGACCGCAAAGCGGATTTCGCCCAGGTGACGGCGTTCGCCCGCAGCGATCGTCGCGGCCATCTCATCCAGCAGCGCCGCCGGAAAGCGCCGCGACAGCTGGAACCAGCCGCCGAACAGGTTCGTCCACAATCGCTGCATGCGCGCCATCACCAGCTCCCCGAAGAACCGCCGCCGCCGAAGCTGCCGCCGCCACCGCTGAAGCCGCCGCCGCCAAAACTTCCGCCGCCGCTGCCGCCACCCCAACCGCCGCCACCGAAGCCGCCCCAGCCACCGCCGCCGATCGAGCGGCCGGCGCCCCCGGGCATCAGCATCAGCACGCCGCCGATCAACGCACCGAGGATGCCGGCACCCATCGAGATCAGCAGCCACAGCAAGCCGCCGACCGCCACGGCACCCAGCGGCGCGCGCAGCCACGCCCTGGCCCGGCCGAAGATGCCGCGCAGGAACAGCGCCGCGAACACGGCAATCATCAAGCCCTGCTCCAGCCCGAGGCCGGAACGCCCGTCGCCGGGCGAGCCCCGCACCGGCGGCGGCAGCGGCTCGCCGTCGATCAGTTGGGTCAGCGCGCCGACCGCATCGCTGATGCCGCCGAAGTAATCGTTGCCGCGGAACTTCGGCGCGATGTATTCGCGAATGATCCGCGCGGTGGCCGCATCGGGAATCGCGCCTTCCAGGCCGTAGCCCACCTCGATGCGTACGCGGCGGTCGTCCTTCGCGACCAGCAGCAGGACACCGTCGTCGGTACCCTTGCGGCCCACCTTGTTCGCCTCGGCCACCGCCAGCGAATAGCCCTCGATATCCTGCTCGCCGGTGCTGCCGACCATCAGCACCACCAGCTGCGCGCCCTTGGCCCGTTCCAGCGCCGTCAGCTGCGCGTCCAGTTGGTCGACCTGCTGCGTGGTCAGCGTGCCGGTGAGGTCGGTGACGTGCCGTGCCAGTTTCGGCACGGCAGCGGCCGCGTGCAGCAGCACCGGCAGCAGCAGTACCAGCAGCAGCCAGTGGCGCGGGCAGCGCCGGGGCATCATCAATGCGTCGCGGCAGGTGCCGGCGCGGTGGTGCCAAAGTCCACCTTCGGCGCGGTGGAAATCGCCTTCTCGTTGTCCACGGTGAAGTTCGGCTTCACCTTGTAGCCGAAGATCTTCGCGGTCATGTTGTTCGGGAAGGTGCGGATCATCCCGTTGTATGCCTGCACCGCCTGCACGTAGCGGTTGCGCGCCACGGTGACGCGGTTCTCGGTGCCTTCCAGCTGCGCCTGCAGGTTCTGGAACAGGCCGTCGGCCTTGAGCTGCGGGTAGTTCTCGCTGACCACCATCAGCCGCGACAGCGCGTTGCCCAGCTCGCCCTGCGCGGCCTGGAACTGCTGCAGCTTCTGCGGATCGTTCAGCGAATCGGCATTGACCTGCAGGCTGCCCACCTTGGCACGCGCCTGGGTCACTTCGATGAAGACCTTCTCTTCGTGCTGGGCGTAGCCCTTGACCGTATTGACCAGGTTCGGCACAAGGTCGGCGCGGCGCTGGTACTGGTTCAGCACTTCGGACCAGGCCGCCTTGACTGCCTCGTCCTGCTTCTGGATGGCGTTGTAGCCGCAGCCGCTCAGGCCGAAGGCAAGCAGCAACAGCACGAGATGGCGCAGAAGTTTCATGGAGTCGCTCCGATCCGGTGGAAGGCCATTCCATCATCCCACGCCATCCGCCGCAATCGTGTCAGCACGGAGTGAACGCGCGCGCTAACCGAACAGGCGCGGCCCGAGGATCAACGCCCAGCTCAGCACCACCAGCATCAGCAACACGAATACCGCGGCGGAGCCCATGTCCTTGGCGCGACCGGCCAGTTCGTTGAATTCCGGGCTTACCTTGTCGACCACCGCCTCGATCGCCGAATTCAGCAGCTCGGCCGACAGCACCAGCATCGGCGCCAGGATCAGGATGAATTTTTCCACCCCGCCGTGCCCCAGCCACAATCCGAGCGGGATCAGCACCACCGCCAGGCAGGCTTCCAGCCGGAACGAGGCCTCGTGCCGCCAACCGGCCCGAAGCCCCTTCATCGACCACAGGAACGCATTCCAGACCTGTTTCGGACCGCGAAAACCCTCGGCGGCCATCAGCGGCGACGCCCGGCTGGCCGCGAACGCTCCGGCAATGTCAATGCAATGGTGGACATGGACGGCAAAACTCCCCTGGAACAGGCCGGTTCGAGCGGCCGATGATGCCACAAGCGCCGGCAGCGGGCGTTCGGCGCGGGTTGGCGTCTTGCCGCAGTGCAGCTACAGCGTGATGGCGAATGGGTTACGCTTCGCCGGTTGTGGCCCGTCCATGGGCCACATGGCACTGGCGCGTGCCGGCACGCGCCACCGTTTGGATCACGCACGGAAAACCTATGGCAACCCAGAATCCGCCCGTCTCGCAGACGCGGTCCTTCAGCACCGTCTTCCTGATCGAAATGTGGGAGCGCTTCGGCTTCTACGGCATGCAGGTGTTGATGGTCACCTACATGGTGAAGCGGCTCGGCTTCGCCGACAGCAAGGCCAACCTGATCTGGGGCGCCGCCGCGGCGCTGATCTACGCCACGCCGGCGATCGGCGGCTGGGTCGGCGACAAGCTGATCGGCACCCGCCGCACCATGCTGCTCGGTGCCGTGGTGCTGACGCTGGGCTACGCGATGCTGTGGATTCCCACCAACAACGCCTACTTCCTGTACATCGCGCTCGGCGTGATCATCGTCGGCAACGGCTTCTTCAAGCCGAATGCCGGCAACCTGGTGCGCAAGATCTACGAGGGCGACGACACTAAGATCGACAGCGCCTTCACCATCTACTACATGGCGGTGAACGTCGGCTCGACCATCTCGATGCTGCTGACCCCGTGGATCCGCGACTACGTGGGCGCCAAATACGGCGACGCCTGGGGCTGGCATACCGCGTTCGGCGTCTGCGCGATCGGCCTGATCCTCGGCCTGGTCAACTACACGCTGATGCATCGCACGCTGGCGCACATCGGCTCGCCGGCCGACGACAAGCCGGTGGACGTCAAGCGCCTCGGCGTGGTGCTGCTGGCCGCGATCGGCATGGTGTTCGTCTCTGCCTTCATCCTGCAGGACCAGACCGTCGCCCAATGGTGCGTGTACGCCGCCGGCGTGGTGATCCTGGGCATCTTCGCGTACCTGATCAGCAGCAGCGAGCAGCATGAGCGCGCCGGCCTGATCGCAGCACTGGTGCTGACCGTGCAGACGATCTTCTTCTTCATCTTCTACCAGCAGATGTCGACCTCGCTGAACCTGTTCGCGCAGCGCAACGTCGACCTCTCGTTCGACCTGTTCGGCCTGCACCTGTTCAACTGGATTCCCGAGCAGTTCCAGTCGCTCAATGCGATCTGGATCGTGCTGCTGAGCCCGGTGCTGGTGTTCATCT includes the following:
- a CDS encoding TPM domain-containing protein, coding for MARMQRLWTNLFGGWFQLSRRFPAALLDEMAATIAAGERRHLGEIRFAVESRLAPLAVLDGLDATTRARQVFAQLRVWDTERNSGVLFYVLMAEHRIEIVADRGIAAKVAADEWDAVCARMRECYARGEWRQGSLAGIAAANALLERHFPGDGKANPDELADRPVLL
- a CDS encoding diacylglycerol kinase — translated: MAAEGFRGPKQVWNAFLWSMKGLRAGWRHEASFRLEACLAVVLIPLGLWLGHGGVEKFILILAPMLVLSAELLNSAIEAVVDKVSPEFNELAGRAKDMGSAAVFVLLMLVVLSWALILGPRLFG
- a CDS encoding LemA family protein, yielding MKLLRHLVLLLLAFGLSGCGYNAIQKQDEAVKAAWSEVLNQYQRRADLVPNLVNTVKGYAQHEEKVFIEVTQARAKVGSLQVNADSLNDPQKLQQFQAAQGELGNALSRLMVVSENYPQLKADGLFQNLQAQLEGTENRVTVARNRYVQAVQAYNGMIRTFPNNMTAKIFGYKVKPNFTVDNEKAISTAPKVDFGTTAPAPAATH
- a CDS encoding TPM domain-containing protein; its protein translation is MMPRRCPRHWLLLVLLLPVLLHAAAAVPKLARHVTDLTGTLTTQQVDQLDAQLTALERAKGAQLVVLMVGSTGEQDIEGYSLAVAEANKVGRKGTDDGVLLLVAKDDRRVRIEVGYGLEGAIPDAATARIIREYIAPKFRGNDYFGGISDAVGALTQLIDGEPLPPPVRGSPGDGRSGLGLEQGLMIAVFAALFLRGIFGRARAWLRAPLGAVAVGGLLWLLISMGAGILGALIGGVLMLMPGGAGRSIGGGGWGGFGGGGWGGGSGGGSFGGGGFSGGGGSFGGGGSSGSW
- a CDS encoding S9 family peptidase gives rise to the protein MSYRFARTALAAACLLLPAAAAAADLIPVEDFAHHPLLTMPRLSPNGQYLAVNMNDPDSDSHMLAVYTVDDMKQPVSILRMPKYEIAADITWVSNTRLVVDKGKVYGSIDKPFLTGEVIATDLDGKNQDYLYGRDSLKYGTRAATRGTDRGWGFVESKPLPANGHFYMGTQSWENTDTSTLYDVDASKNTRHLIGQVNVGGMSFMVGADGKAHFAYGRNDNYDYVVYHQQAAGWTRMTPAQVGGSFTPIFFTPDKQGIYAEYNAGGGPTALVEQDENGGNRKVLASDSFSSIGDIQWTAFPYQPFATAPATGVPKVSYIDPNMPIAKLHRALSLKFPGNYVHFIDFSEDGGKVLFEVSSDRDPGTYYLIDTHNYKVFKLFATAPWIDPAKMAERRPLHFKASDGLELEAILTIPRGVAESNLPMVLLPHGGPIGVQDDWSYDNNAQFLANRGYLVLQVNYRGSSGRGEDFQEASYLKWGTRIQQDLIDGVKWAIAENYADPKRVCVYGGSFGGYSAMMTTIRAPGMFKCAVGYAGVYDLKMMYKKGDIRESESGRSYLNMVIGKNDADLDANSPDKLADKIDVPVLLVHGEDDKRVPFAQAKAMRAALDAAHKPYEWLSKPGEGHGFYDEKNNIEFYNRLQAFLEKNIGPGASAP
- a CDS encoding oligopeptide:H+ symporter is translated as MATQNPPVSQTRSFSTVFLIEMWERFGFYGMQVLMVTYMVKRLGFADSKANLIWGAAAALIYATPAIGGWVGDKLIGTRRTMLLGAVVLTLGYAMLWIPTNNAYFLYIALGVIIVGNGFFKPNAGNLVRKIYEGDDTKIDSAFTIYYMAVNVGSTISMLLTPWIRDYVGAKYGDAWGWHTAFGVCAIGLILGLVNYTLMHRTLAHIGSPADDKPVDVKRLGVVLLAAIGMVFVSAFILQDQTVAQWCVYAAGVVILGIFAYLISSSEQHERAGLIAALVLTVQTIFFFIFYQQMSTSLNLFAQRNVDLSFDLFGLHLFNWIPEQFQSLNAIWIVLLSPVLVFIYNTMGKVGRNPSVAAKFAWGFAAVAIGFFIYGVGARFAVNGQVSSWIMVWGYGLYSLGELLVSGLGLAMIARYVPARMGGFMMGAYYVASGISQYLGSVVANFASIPTDIKDPLVSLPIYTALFNKLGFAGIACTVIALAMLPLMKKLSSSHSDSVANNPLPAVRSEEFNTPA